The following proteins are co-located in the Nocardia bhagyanarayanae genome:
- a CDS encoding MBL fold metallo-hydrolase codes for MRIHHLNCGSMALGMVDHCLLIETDTGLVLVDTGYGLECVRDPGRMMGPARFSLGAKLLERETAIRQIQALGYDPADVRDIVLTHLDLDHAGGLVDFPDATVHVHGPELRAANSSKGLFDRLRYQPAQWAHRPKWLTNEIDGGAEWFGFRAVRDLPGLPAEILVVPLYGHTEGHVGVAVDTGDGWLLHAGDAFYVGSEIDPVHPRTPLIWQLMELRSLGSNDFRQNRECLLELNRAHGEEITIFSSHDPDAFARLAERG; via the coding sequence GTGCGGATTCACCACCTGAACTGCGGGTCGATGGCGTTGGGCATGGTCGACCACTGCCTGTTGATCGAGACCGACACCGGGCTCGTCCTGGTCGACACCGGCTACGGCCTGGAGTGCGTGCGAGATCCGGGCCGGATGATGGGTCCCGCGCGTTTCTCGCTCGGCGCCAAGCTGCTCGAACGGGAGACGGCGATCCGGCAGATCCAAGCGCTCGGCTACGACCCGGCCGACGTCCGCGACATCGTGCTCACCCATCTGGATCTGGACCACGCGGGCGGACTTGTCGACTTCCCGGACGCGACCGTGCACGTGCACGGCCCGGAACTGCGCGCGGCGAACTCGTCGAAGGGGCTGTTCGACCGGCTGCGCTACCAACCGGCGCAGTGGGCGCACCGGCCGAAGTGGCTGACGAACGAGATCGACGGCGGCGCCGAGTGGTTCGGCTTCCGCGCGGTCCGCGACCTGCCCGGACTGCCCGCGGAGATCCTCGTCGTCCCGCTGTACGGCCACACCGAGGGACACGTGGGCGTCGCGGTCGACACCGGCGACGGCTGGCTGCTGCACGCGGGGGATGCCTTCTACGTGGGCAGCGAGATCGATCCTGTGCACCCGCGAACCCCGCTGATCTGGCAGCTGATGGAGTTGCGTTCGCTCGGCTCCAACGACTTCCGGCAGAACCGCGAATGTCTCCTCGAACTCAATCGGGCGCACGGCGAGGAGATCACCATCTTCTCCTCCCACGACCCCGACGCCTTCGCTCGGCTCGCGGAGCGGGGCTGA
- a CDS encoding PAC2 family protein, translating to MDYESRMYELEFPAPQLSSADGAGPVLVHGLEGFTDAGHAVRLATTHLRESLESELVASFDVDELLDYRSRRPLMTFKTDHFADYAEPELNLWALRDTAGTPFLLLSGLEPDLRWEKFTTAVRLLAEQLGVRRSIGLSAIPMAIPHTRPLGVTAHSSDRDLISDHQRWPGELQVPGSASSLLEFRMAQHGHESVGFSVHVPHYLAQTAYPEAAQTLLENVAENAGLELPLAALGEAAARVREQVNEHISGNSEVETVVQALERQYDSFVTSQERQSSLLAGDGELPSGDELGAEFERFLAEQGGYDGDNT from the coding sequence ATGGACTACGAGTCGCGAATGTACGAGCTGGAGTTCCCCGCTCCGCAGTTGTCGTCCGCCGACGGCGCGGGTCCGGTCCTCGTACACGGGCTGGAGGGCTTTACCGACGCCGGGCACGCCGTCCGCCTGGCCACGACGCACCTGCGCGAAAGCCTGGAAAGCGAACTGGTCGCCTCGTTCGACGTCGACGAACTGCTGGACTACCGCTCCCGCCGTCCGCTGATGACGTTCAAAACCGATCATTTCGCCGATTACGCCGAACCCGAGCTGAACCTGTGGGCGCTGCGCGACACCGCGGGCACCCCGTTCCTGTTGCTCTCCGGTCTGGAGCCGGATCTGCGCTGGGAGAAGTTCACCACCGCGGTGCGGCTGCTCGCCGAACAGCTCGGCGTGCGCCGCAGCATCGGCCTGAGCGCGATTCCGATGGCGATTCCGCACACCCGCCCGCTGGGTGTCACCGCGCATTCCTCGGATCGCGACCTGATCTCCGATCACCAGCGCTGGCCCGGGGAATTGCAGGTGCCGGGTAGCGCGTCGTCGCTGCTGGAGTTCCGGATGGCTCAGCACGGACACGAGTCGGTCGGCTTCTCGGTGCACGTGCCGCACTATCTCGCCCAGACCGCCTACCCGGAGGCCGCGCAGACGCTGCTCGAGAACGTCGCCGAGAACGCGGGCCTGGAGCTGCCGCTCGCCGCGCTGGGCGAGGCGGCGGCGCGCGTCCGCGAGCAGGTCAACGAGCACATCTCGGGCAACTCCGAGGTCGAGACGGTGGTGCAGGCGCTGGAGCGCCAGTACGACAGCTTCGTCACCTCCCAGGAGCGCCAGTCCAGCCTGCTGGCCGGTGACGGCGAGCTGCCGAGCGGTGACGAACTGGGCGCCGAGTTCGAGCGTTTCCTCGCCGAGCAGGGCGGCTACGACGGCGACAACACCTGA
- a CDS encoding TetR/AcrR family transcriptional regulator — MARPRRSDDTRQLLVEEGAAGFLANGYHGTGIKQVLDAVGVPKGSFYNYFDSKESFGRAVIDYHSRCIQRNLAEALGPAPDPVSGLRNFFAKQMDEFVETDFTGGCLIANLGGELEGSETLRESLSGAFRAWRDGVAKALLEAQERDQVRGDIPADELADLLIESWEGAVIRMKIDRSLEPLHKCLRRLLDDYFRP, encoded by the coding sequence ATGGCACGACCGCGACGCAGTGACGACACCCGCCAGCTCCTGGTGGAAGAAGGCGCCGCCGGTTTTCTGGCCAACGGCTACCACGGCACCGGCATCAAGCAGGTGCTCGACGCGGTCGGCGTGCCGAAAGGCTCGTTCTACAACTACTTCGACAGCAAGGAGAGCTTCGGGCGGGCGGTCATCGACTACCACTCCCGATGCATCCAGCGGAACCTCGCCGAGGCGCTCGGGCCCGCACCGGATCCGGTGAGCGGGCTGCGGAATTTCTTCGCCAAGCAGATGGACGAGTTCGTCGAAACCGATTTCACCGGTGGGTGTTTGATCGCCAACCTGGGCGGCGAGCTGGAGGGCAGCGAGACGCTGCGCGAATCGCTGTCCGGTGCGTTTCGCGCCTGGCGCGACGGCGTCGCCAAGGCGCTGCTCGAGGCGCAGGAGCGCGATCAGGTGCGTGGCGACATCCCGGCCGATGAGCTCGCCGACTTGCTCATCGAGTCCTGGGAGGGGGCGGTGATCCGGATGAAGATCGACCGCTCGCTGGAACCGCTGCACAAGTGCCTGCGGCGCCTTTTGGACGACTACTTCCGACCCTGA
- the speD gene encoding adenosylmethionine decarboxylase has translation MTAEFTGWHVLAEFGGVDADLCDDLERLESALRESLIAAGVTICDVVHKKFDPQGVTVLALLSESHASIHTYPESGDIFVDVFTCGSIGAGATKAVEMLRDKLSPKDVRMKVIQRGHGAQKIEEPVGAGLTRIWDLHDVIVDTNTPFQHMVIARTEQGISLFSDDDRQSTEFSQLTYHEAMMVPAFVLAEKLDNVLIIGSGEGVASQMSVAAGATHVDHVDIDQLEVELCAQHLPYGYTTEELAAAVAGEGPITVHYADGWDFLANAQQAGTRYDVIVIDLPDERVEDAQHNRLYESEFLSRCRALLAPGGVLSAQAGCATMWRNETLERSWKRFHEQFGTVVHYGSDEHEWSFLFGLVDSIADPVPGMIDRLATLPYRPETIDGRALVRGAIEPHALRAAR, from the coding sequence ATGACGGCGGAATTCACCGGCTGGCATGTGCTGGCCGAGTTCGGTGGTGTCGACGCAGATCTCTGCGACGATCTCGAACGACTCGAATCGGCGTTGCGTGAGTCTCTGATCGCGGCGGGCGTCACCATCTGCGATGTCGTTCACAAGAAGTTCGATCCGCAGGGGGTGACCGTCCTCGCGCTGTTGTCGGAGTCCCACGCCTCGATTCACACTTATCCGGAGTCCGGCGACATCTTCGTCGACGTCTTCACCTGCGGCAGCATCGGCGCGGGCGCGACGAAGGCCGTCGAGATGTTGCGGGACAAGCTGTCTCCCAAAGACGTTCGCATGAAGGTCATCCAGCGGGGACACGGTGCGCAGAAGATCGAGGAGCCGGTCGGCGCGGGCCTGACCCGGATCTGGGATCTGCACGACGTGATCGTCGACACCAATACTCCGTTCCAGCACATGGTCATCGCGCGCACCGAACAGGGCATCAGCCTGTTCTCCGACGACGACCGGCAGTCCACCGAGTTCTCCCAGCTGACCTACCACGAGGCGATGATGGTGCCCGCCTTCGTGCTGGCCGAGAAGCTGGACAACGTGCTGATCATCGGCTCCGGCGAGGGCGTCGCGAGCCAGATGTCGGTGGCCGCGGGCGCCACCCACGTCGACCACGTCGACATCGACCAGCTCGAGGTCGAGCTGTGCGCCCAGCACCTGCCCTACGGCTACACGACCGAGGAACTCGCCGCGGCGGTCGCGGGCGAGGGCCCGATCACGGTGCACTACGCCGACGGCTGGGATTTCCTGGCCAACGCGCAGCAGGCCGGCACCCGCTACGACGTCATCGTGATCGATCTGCCCGACGAGCGGGTCGAGGACGCGCAGCACAACCGGCTCTACGAGTCGGAGTTCCTGTCCCGATGTCGGGCCCTGCTCGCGCCGGGTGGTGTGCTCAGCGCACAGGCGGGCTGCGCGACGATGTGGCGCAACGAGACTCTCGAGCGGTCCTGGAAGCGCTTCCACGAGCAGTTCGGCACGGTCGTGCACTACGGCAGCGACGAACACGAGTGGTCGTTCTTGTTCGGGCTGGTCGACTCCATCGCGGACCCGGTGCCCGGCATGATCGACCGCCTGGCCACCCTGCCCTACCGCCCGGAAACCATCGACGGTCGCGCCCTGGTACGCGGCGCCATCGAACCGCACGCACTGCGCGCGGCCAGGTAG
- a CDS encoding SDR family NAD(P)-dependent oxidoreductase, translating into MSAKTVIVTGSSSGIGRDVARALVARGDNVVINGRDPDKLAAVAAELGAPEQVAEVVGDIGSAATGSALVRTAVERFGRVDVLVNNAGTFGAKPFVDVTEAELDGYLNGNLKGTYFTTQAVVRRLREQGGGGSIVNIGTVLINHALAGLPASAALVSKGGVHALTTSLAAELAADGIRVNLVAPGIIRTPLFGDGDEKASGRLALLNRVGEVAETTAAVLYLADAEFTTGHIFPVDGGFISGRAA; encoded by the coding sequence ATGTCAGCCAAAACGGTCATCGTGACCGGATCCTCCAGCGGGATCGGTCGCGATGTCGCACGTGCCCTGGTGGCCCGCGGCGACAACGTGGTGATCAACGGGCGCGACCCGGACAAGCTCGCCGCGGTCGCCGCCGAGCTGGGCGCGCCCGAACAGGTGGCCGAGGTGGTCGGCGACATCGGATCGGCCGCAACGGGTTCCGCGTTGGTGCGGACCGCGGTCGAGCGGTTCGGCCGGGTGGACGTCCTCGTGAACAACGCGGGCACCTTCGGCGCCAAGCCGTTCGTCGACGTCACCGAGGCGGAACTGGACGGCTACCTGAACGGCAACCTCAAGGGCACCTACTTCACCACCCAGGCGGTGGTGCGCAGACTGCGCGAGCAGGGCGGCGGCGGCAGCATCGTGAACATCGGCACCGTCCTGATCAACCACGCGCTCGCCGGGCTGCCCGCCTCCGCCGCGCTGGTCAGCAAGGGCGGTGTGCACGCGCTCACCACCAGCCTCGCGGCCGAGCTCGCCGCCGACGGCATCCGGGTGAATCTCGTCGCGCCCGGCATCATCCGCACGCCGCTCTTCGGCGACGGCGACGAGAAAGCCTCGGGCCGTTTGGCTTTGCTCAACCGCGTCGGCGAGGTCGCCGAAACCACCGCCGCCGTCCTCTATCTGGCGGACGCGGAATTCACCACCGGCCACATCTTCCCCGTCGACGGCGGGTTCATCTCCGGGAGGGCAGCGTAA
- a CDS encoding tautomerase family protein — protein MPYVNIKVTDEGVTVEQKSRLIKGVTDLLRDVLGKDPASTFVVIDEVPLTDWGVGGMNVAEWRARKS, from the coding sequence ATGCCGTACGTCAACATCAAGGTCACCGACGAAGGCGTGACCGTCGAGCAGAAGAGCCGGCTCATCAAGGGCGTCACCGACCTGCTTCGGGATGTGCTCGGAAAGGATCCGGCGAGCACCTTCGTGGTGATCGACGAAGTGCCATTGACCGATTGGGGCGTCGGCGGGATGAACGTGGCGGAGTGGCGCGCGCGGAAATCCTGA
- a CDS encoding gamma-glutamylcyclotransferase family protein, producing the protein MDVIGNRPGGRLSRVSAPEHALFVYGTLQFPEVLHQLIGRCPDLAPAELTGWRAAALPRRLYPGLVADARATVRGAVLSGLSAGEWAILDAFEDDEYDLRRVDFDGAKRADPGARAGRSSRYRHEDSDRTENGRYAPGVVWTYVWTADITQRDWCAEEFAAQHLTAFATRCGGWRRTLDPAGCDS; encoded by the coding sequence GTGGACGTGATCGGCAACCGCCCCGGTGGCCGCCTCTCCCGGGTGTCCGCGCCCGAGCACGCGCTCTTCGTCTACGGCACTCTCCAATTCCCCGAGGTGCTGCACCAGCTGATCGGACGCTGCCCCGATCTGGCGCCCGCGGAACTGACCGGATGGCGGGCGGCCGCACTGCCTCGCCGCCTGTATCCGGGCTTGGTGGCGGATGCGCGGGCGACGGTGCGCGGCGCGGTGCTCTCCGGCTTGAGCGCGGGGGAGTGGGCGATACTGGACGCCTTCGAGGACGACGAATACGACTTGCGCCGAGTGGATTTCGATGGCGCGAAGCGTGCCGATCCCGGTGCTCGTGCGGGTCGTTCGTCGCGCTACCGCCACGAGGATTCCGACCGCACGGAGAACGGTCGTTACGCGCCCGGCGTGGTGTGGACATACGTGTGGACCGCCGACATCACCCAGCGCGATTGGTGCGCCGAGGAATTCGCCGCCCAGCATCTGACCGCGTTCGCCACCCGGTGCGGAGGCTGGCGGCGCACGCTCGACCCGGCCGGTTGCGATTCCTAG
- a CDS encoding DEAD/DEAH box helicase, translating into MDLTELLDIPGTDADALYESFGMWAAEQGTPLYPAQDEALLELASGSHVILATPTGSGKSLVAVGAHLFALTRGQRTYYTAPIKALVSEKFFALCEVFGADKVGMVTGDASVNADAPIICATAEILANLALREGADAEVGQVVMDEFHFYADPDRGWAWQVPLLELPRAQFLLMSATLGEVDFFARDLERRTGRGTAIVAGTERPVPLSFSYVRTPITETLEELVTTHQAPVYVVHFTQAAALERAQALTSVNFATRAEKDAIAAAIGDFRFAAGFGKTLSRLIRHGIGVHHAGMLPKYRRLVERLAQDGLLKVVCGTDTLGVGINVPIRTVLLTGLTKFDGVRTRRLKAREFHQIAGRAGRAGFDTMGTVVVQAPEHEVENARLLAKAGDDPKKQRKVQRRKPPEGFVSWSEETFDRLVAAQPEPMVSRFNVTNAMLLNVIARPGNCFQAMRHLLEDNHEPRPAQRRHILRAIRLYRALRDAGVVQQRPEPDATGRYARLTVDLQRDFALDQPLSPFALAALELLDRDSPGYTLDVVSLIESTLEDPRQLLMAQQHKARGEAVAEMKADGIDYDERMELLEEVSWPKPLAELIEPAYETYRAGHPWVSEFAPSPKSVVRDMIERSMTFAELISHYELARSEGVVLRYLADAYRALRRTVPDAARTEDLDDLTEWLGELVRQVDSSLLDEWEQLTSPGAENDAEQVAFGAETIRPISANERAFRVMVRNAMFRRVELAALRRWDDLAALGTGPDWANELAPYFAEYERIGTGPDARGPQLFQIEQRPGFWHVRQVLDDPAGDHGWSFEAVVDLAASDAAGEVVFDEVTVSEG; encoded by the coding sequence GTGGATCTGACCGAACTGCTCGACATTCCAGGAACCGACGCCGACGCGCTCTACGAGTCGTTCGGCATGTGGGCCGCCGAGCAGGGCACGCCGCTGTATCCCGCGCAGGACGAGGCGCTGCTGGAGCTGGCGTCCGGATCGCACGTCATCCTGGCCACACCCACCGGTTCCGGCAAATCGCTGGTGGCGGTCGGCGCGCATCTTTTCGCGCTGACCCGCGGGCAGCGCACCTACTACACCGCCCCGATCAAGGCCCTGGTCAGCGAGAAGTTCTTCGCGCTGTGCGAGGTGTTCGGCGCCGACAAGGTGGGCATGGTCACCGGCGACGCGTCGGTGAACGCCGACGCGCCCATCATCTGCGCCACCGCCGAGATCCTGGCCAATCTGGCGCTGCGCGAGGGCGCGGACGCCGAGGTCGGCCAGGTGGTCATGGACGAGTTCCACTTCTACGCCGACCCGGACCGCGGCTGGGCCTGGCAGGTGCCGCTGCTCGAGCTGCCGCGCGCGCAGTTCCTGCTGATGTCGGCGACCCTGGGCGAGGTCGACTTCTTCGCCCGCGACCTGGAGCGCCGCACCGGCCGCGGGACCGCGATCGTGGCGGGCACCGAACGCCCGGTGCCGCTGAGCTTTTCGTATGTGCGCACGCCCATCACCGAGACCTTGGAGGAGCTGGTCACCACCCACCAGGCCCCCGTCTACGTGGTGCACTTCACCCAGGCCGCGGCGCTGGAGCGGGCACAGGCGCTGACCAGCGTGAACTTCGCCACCCGCGCGGAGAAGGACGCCATCGCCGCGGCGATCGGCGATTTCCGCTTCGCCGCGGGCTTCGGCAAGACCCTGTCCCGGTTGATCCGGCACGGCATCGGCGTGCACCACGCGGGCATGCTGCCGAAATACCGTCGGCTGGTGGAGCGGCTCGCCCAGGACGGGCTGCTGAAGGTGGTGTGCGGCACCGACACGCTCGGCGTCGGTATCAACGTCCCGATCCGTACCGTGCTGCTGACCGGACTGACCAAGTTCGACGGCGTGCGCACTCGCAGGCTCAAGGCCCGCGAGTTCCATCAGATCGCGGGGCGGGCCGGACGGGCGGGCTTCGACACCATGGGCACCGTGGTGGTGCAGGCGCCCGAGCACGAAGTGGAGAACGCCAGGCTGCTCGCCAAGGCGGGCGACGATCCCAAGAAGCAGCGCAAGGTGCAGCGCCGAAAGCCGCCGGAGGGTTTCGTCTCCTGGAGCGAGGAGACCTTCGACCGTTTGGTGGCGGCGCAGCCGGAGCCGATGGTGTCGCGGTTCAACGTCACCAACGCGATGCTGCTCAACGTGATCGCCCGGCCTGGCAACTGTTTTCAGGCCATGCGCCATCTGCTCGAGGACAACCACGAGCCGCGCCCCGCGCAGCGCAGGCACATCCTGCGCGCGATCCGCCTCTACCGCGCACTGCGCGACGCCGGGGTGGTGCAGCAGCGGCCCGAGCCCGACGCCACCGGCCGCTACGCCCGCCTCACCGTCGACCTGCAACGCGATTTCGCCCTCGACCAGCCGCTCTCGCCCTTCGCGCTGGCCGCGCTCGAGCTGCTGGACCGCGACTCCCCCGGCTACACCCTCGACGTGGTCTCGCTCATCGAGTCGACCCTGGAAGACCCCCGCCAGCTGCTGATGGCCCAGCAGCACAAGGCGCGCGGCGAGGCCGTCGCGGAGATGAAGGCCGACGGCATCGACTACGACGAGCGCATGGAGCTGCTCGAGGAAGTCAGCTGGCCCAAGCCGCTGGCCGAATTGATCGAACCCGCCTACGAGACCTATCGCGCGGGACACCCGTGGGTCTCGGAGTTCGCGCCCTCCCCCAAGTCGGTGGTGCGCGACATGATCGAGCGCTCGATGACCTTCGCCGAACTCATCTCGCACTACGAGCTGGCCCGTTCGGAGGGCGTCGTGCTGCGCTACCTGGCCGACGCCTACCGCGCGCTGCGCCGCACCGTGCCCGACGCGGCACGCACCGAGGACCTCGACGACCTCACCGAGTGGCTGGGAGAGCTTGTCCGGCAAGTGGATTCGAGTCTGCTCGACGAATGGGAGCAGCTGACCAGCCCGGGTGCGGAGAACGACGCCGAACAGGTGGCCTTCGGCGCGGAGACAATCCGCCCGATCTCCGCCAACGAGCGCGCCTTCCGCGTGATGGTGCGCAACGCCATGTTCCGCCGCGTCGAACTGGCCGCACTGCGGCGCTGGGACGATCTGGCCGCACTCGGCACCGGCCCGGACTGGGCGAACGAACTGGCCCCCTACTTCGCGGAATACGAGCGCATCGGCACCGGCCCCGACGCGCGGGGTCCCCAGCTGTTCCAGATCGAGCAGCGACCCGGCTTCTGGCACGTGCGCCAGGTCCTCGACGACCCCGCGGGCGACCACGGCTGGTCGTTCGAGGCTGTGGTCGATCTCGCCGCGTCCGACGCTGCGGGCGAGGTGGTGTTCGACGAGGTCACGGTGTCCGAAGGGTAG
- a CDS encoding type III PLP-dependent enzyme, which yields MPESPYLVIHSERVRENYRALDAAVAVRGDDKARIRFAVKASPVPELITLLDAEGAEFDVASIGEIELCLGLGVAPEKLCYGNPIKKAADIARAYAEGVRRYAFDTEDDLLRIVEHAPGSEVECRFLAATPASQTPFGTKFGCSPAEALRLLVRARDLGLVVAGPYFHVGSQQLDPAAWRIGIQQAGEIAEALAAKDIHITSVNIGGGLPISYAEAAPALGEIAAVVNAAAAEFLPETAGLVVEPGRALVGNAGTIHAEVVGVRIAPDGRRWVYLDIGRYNGMAETENEYIAYRFVTERDGDPVDEAVVAGPTCDGDDVLYQRTRVLLPTTLRAGDRITILDTGAYTASYSSVSFNGFPPLTVHVSGAERE from the coding sequence ATGCCCGAATCTCCGTACCTTGTCATCCACTCCGAGCGAGTTCGCGAAAATTACCGCGCGCTCGATGCCGCCGTCGCCGTCCGCGGTGACGACAAGGCCCGCATTCGCTTCGCGGTGAAGGCGAGCCCGGTGCCGGAGTTGATCACTCTGCTCGATGCCGAGGGCGCGGAATTCGACGTAGCGAGCATCGGCGAGATCGAGCTGTGCCTCGGCCTCGGGGTGGCGCCGGAGAAACTCTGCTACGGCAACCCGATCAAGAAGGCCGCCGACATCGCCCGCGCCTACGCCGAGGGCGTGCGCCGCTACGCCTTCGACACCGAGGACGACCTGCTGCGCATCGTGGAGCACGCCCCGGGTTCGGAGGTCGAGTGCCGCTTCCTGGCCGCCACGCCCGCCTCGCAGACGCCGTTCGGCACGAAGTTCGGCTGCTCGCCCGCGGAGGCGCTGCGCCTGCTGGTGCGCGCCCGCGATCTGGGGCTGGTCGTGGCCGGGCCCTACTTCCACGTCGGCTCCCAGCAGCTGGATCCCGCGGCGTGGCGGATCGGCATCCAGCAGGCCGGTGAGATCGCGGAAGCGTTGGCCGCCAAGGACATTCACATCACTTCGGTGAATATCGGCGGTGGGCTGCCGATCTCCTACGCCGAGGCCGCCCCCGCGCTCGGCGAGATCGCCGCGGTCGTGAACGCCGCCGCCGCCGAATTCCTGCCCGAGACCGCCGGACTGGTCGTCGAACCCGGTCGCGCACTGGTCGGCAACGCGGGCACCATTCACGCCGAGGTCGTCGGCGTCCGCATCGCGCCGGACGGACGGCGCTGGGTGTATCTCGACATCGGCCGCTACAACGGAATGGCCGAGACCGAGAACGAGTACATCGCCTACCGGTTCGTGACAGAACGCGACGGAGACCCCGTCGACGAGGCGGTGGTCGCCGGTCCTACCTGCGACGGCGACGATGTACTGTATCAACGCACACGGGTCCTTCTGCCGACCACGTTGCGAGCCGGTGATCGCATCACCATCCTCGACACCGGCGCCTATACCGCGAGCTATTCGTCGGTGTCCTTCAATGGTTTTCCGCCCTTGACCGTTCATGTCTCGGGCGCTGAGCGAGAGTGA
- a CDS encoding cation:proton antiporter produces the protein MPSLLEITTHFFLQVAVILVTYRLLWPVFRRLGQVQVVAIMVAGFVLGPSILGLVWPEAQEWLFPTTLAVGGASITHPNLTAIYVVGQLGLVLYMFLVGASFKVDILSSHLRKAGATSTAGVAVPLVLGGALGWWMVGSGGYFTDKVEPWQGGLFVAAAVAITAFPMLAWIIYDSGLLNTRLGTMSLACAAVDDACAWILLATVVATTKDSMNGAFLAVGGGLAYLLFMMFVARRWLAKLDTWEPKRGDTERAGGLPIAQLCVVLVVVLLASWFTDWCGIYSVFGAFVAGAVMPRGRLLDTIRERFEPLVAYLLLPAFFIYSGLNTELSLIFEPEVLLVTAIVLIVSFAGKFGAVGLAARWQGMSKREAASMGALANARGLMELILLNIGLGAGLINGELYTILALMTIITTFMATPVQRIFERSAWKAGLVFGPDGEQPKPETTRKEPGGEPERSGEPAPVTT, from the coding sequence ATGCCATCGCTCTTGGAAATCACCACTCATTTCTTCTTACAGGTAGCCGTCATCCTGGTGACCTACCGCCTGCTCTGGCCGGTGTTCCGCCGGTTGGGTCAGGTGCAGGTCGTGGCCATCATGGTCGCCGGATTCGTTTTGGGGCCTTCGATTCTGGGCCTCGTCTGGCCCGAGGCCCAGGAATGGCTGTTCCCGACCACGCTCGCGGTGGGAGGCGCGAGTATCACGCACCCGAACCTGACGGCGATCTACGTCGTCGGCCAGCTCGGCCTGGTGCTGTACATGTTCCTGGTCGGCGCCTCGTTCAAGGTGGACATCCTGTCCTCACACCTGCGGAAGGCGGGCGCGACCTCGACCGCGGGCGTGGCGGTGCCGCTGGTGCTCGGCGGCGCGCTCGGCTGGTGGATGGTCGGCAGCGGCGGATACTTCACCGACAAGGTGGAGCCCTGGCAGGGCGGGCTTTTCGTGGCCGCGGCCGTCGCCATCACGGCGTTCCCGATGCTGGCCTGGATCATCTACGACTCCGGACTGCTGAACACCCGCCTCGGCACCATGTCGCTGGCGTGCGCCGCGGTGGACGACGCGTGCGCCTGGATCCTGCTTGCCACCGTGGTCGCCACCACCAAGGACAGCATGAACGGCGCGTTCCTCGCAGTCGGCGGCGGACTCGCCTACCTGCTGTTCATGATGTTCGTCGCGCGGCGCTGGCTGGCCAAGCTCGACACCTGGGAACCCAAGCGCGGTGACACCGAACGCGCGGGCGGGCTGCCGATCGCGCAGCTGTGCGTCGTGCTGGTCGTGGTGCTGCTCGCCAGCTGGTTCACCGACTGGTGCGGGATCTACTCGGTGTTCGGCGCGTTCGTCGCGGGCGCGGTGATGCCGCGCGGCCGGTTGCTCGACACCATCCGCGAGCGCTTCGAGCCGCTGGTGGCCTACTTGCTGCTTCCCGCGTTCTTCATCTACTCGGGCCTGAACACCGAACTCAGCCTGATCTTCGAACCGGAGGTCCTGCTGGTCACGGCGATCGTGCTGATCGTCTCGTTCGCGGGCAAGTTCGGCGCCGTCGGACTCGCGGCGCGCTGGCAGGGCATGAGCAAGCGCGAGGCCGCGTCGATGGGCGCGCTGGCCAACGCCCGCGGCCTGATGGAGCTGATCCTGCTGAACATCGGCCTCGGGGCCGGGCTCATCAACGGTGAGCTGTACACGATCCTGGCGCTGATGACGATCATCACCACGTTCATGGCGACGCCGGTGCAGCGGATCTTCGAACGCAGCGCGTGGAAGGCCGGTCTGGTCTTCGGCCCGGACGGTGAACAGCCCAAGCCGGAGACGACGAGGAAGGAGCCGGGCGGCGAGCCGGAGCGTTCCGGCGAACCGGCACCCGTCACGACCTGA